CACCAACTGATGAAAACTAAGGGCAACGGAGATTCGATGGTTGGAGCAACTGAGGAGGAAGGAGCCCATGAGGTATAGCACAGTGAGCCCATGCCTCCTGGTGCCTGACCACATCCCTTTCCCTCTTGGCGTGGCCTGGTTCCGGTAAAAactgaagaagagaaagagagagacacTGATGGAATATGATGCAGCATGCTCGACCTGACCTGACTGAAGCAGTACAATCAGGGACATTTTAGATGGcaaatattggaaaaaaaatgggaAAGCCATTTTAATTTTGGAAAATGGCAGAAATGGAGTTTCAGCATACACTCGATGATGAGAGTGGCTTTTTATCGAAACCCATTAGCGGGATGTCATTCCAGTGATACCCACTTTTGATGACATCGTATATCCAAAATTCTCTGACTGAGGAGGTGTAGGGGATGAGTATCTAATAGGTTCCTGATCAATGTGCACAAAACTTATAGGACTCATTTATATGCAATCTCTAGGTGTGCCTCCCAGACTAGTTGGAGAAAGCCATAAAAAACCATCAAAATGTGACCAAGCGGAACCTAAACTAAAATTGCTAGAAGATGATGATGGAAAACAAGAGCAGATGATGCCAGACAACTCTACATGTTCAAAGGGTACATCCACGTATAACACTCGCTGGTCATCGAGAtttggccaccaccaccactacattGTTTGTGCAACGTCATTGAGTACAACACTGGACTATTAAGTTTAAGTCCAACAAACGTCGTACAAGGCCTGAGCTGCTCAAACCCACTAGGAATTAGGATGTACCTCAAAATTGTTGTACCGCTCTGTAGCTAGGGACGATGAACCTGAACTTGCCACCAGTTCTGGATACTAGGTGTGGACACATGGGAAAGCTATGTAACAACATGGACACTTTAGTACGTGCTTTCATTAATATTACAAATAATCTTTATCATGTGCCAAGATTAAAATGCCTAATCTCTGACTGATAAACTATGACACCCCGGAGtaactgaagaaaaaaaagaaagagataaaGAGAAGTGCTAGTGGGCTGCTTTGGTGGTTTTTGGGCCAAGCTAGCTAGAGTGCAGTGTGTGCAGAAGTTGAAATGCGCAGTACCACATGTAGTGTTGGACTTTAGTCCCACATCGCTACTTAGTTGAGATGGACATGTTTATAAGTTGGATAGCACCCAATGACAAGTAACACATGTTTGAACCTTTTTGCGTGAAGTGAGGACTGAGGACGAAAGCACAGAGTGTAGGTATGGTCCAAAAGTGAGTTAGGCTTAATCATTTTTTGGAGTTAGGTTTGAATCATTTTTGGGCCTGGGCAATACATAAATATGTTAATTTAGTTCATACGTTATATTATCTTGTAGGTTAGTTAATGTTCACCATTTTTGTACTACTTTTTCCTTGATTCTTCTAAAGATAAAGAATTCCATATATATAAGCCATGGCAATGACATTAACCCTCTTCTTCTTAATGATAAGAATGAACTCTTGAATCCAGTTGATGCGATGACAACACTATTTATGATTTCTATCGTGATCAACAACTAATGATGAATAGTAACAGCTTGTTCAGGATCGATTGAACTACCACTGATAAGCCgttgaaaaataaatgaagcaaccaaaaataatttatgtgtacaacttttatatatgtattgttCGCGGCTTAGAAGCCAAGGTTGGAAAATAGAcataactgaaaaaaaaacaaaaaaccaactcaaaattGTTCTAGCTAATAAGCCAACAAGCAGACAATGAGATGCACACACTGAGCTACACGCAACATTCTAAATCATAGCTGGTATGGGATGAACACATGTAAGTGTTTTGCACGGTTGTAGATACAAACATATACCCACGACAAATTGAGCATTTTAGGCTTGCATTTCTAGCCATTATAGCATAACCTTATCACTTTGATCAATGTTTATCCTATTGGCAGCTCATAACTACTAGACCATTTAGTGTGATAGCTAACCTTTTTGAGATGTTGATGCACTCGGCATACATGGAACGCCATACTCTAGCTTTCTTTGTGGCCGTTGGATTGACCTAGATATGAACGGCCGATGTATCCCTGCGTCCCCTATATTATGAGGGAAGTCAAGTCCCCATCTTCGCACTGACCAATCCCCTTGTTGATTTGCTCCATATTGAGGTTGATTTGCCTTCCCTAATATCCTCCCCCATCGACAATTCTGGCCCTTGCTTCCTTCCTTGGGAGGTGAATTATAGTGGCTACGATTGACTCCTTCCTCAACCAGGAGTTGGTGATGGCAACCGACAGGATGCCGGATAGTCACTTTATGGCCTCTAGCAATGGTGGGGCCTGCTACCAAAACACTCATGGTACTCCAATCACTATGGGGGTCCCCAACTTAGGTTGTCTTGTTGCTAGCATAGGCATTGCTCCGTCAAGCTCTCTTATGCCGGAGAGGGGTCTGGCAACCGCTAATTACAACTTGGTTGCtaactttccagaagatgctgcCGTGGTGCCTCAACAACAGCAGTTGCAAGCTGCATCTAGTAACAGCAACTCAGGGTTGATCAAAGGAGGGTGGACAAGAGAAGAGGATGAGTAAGTGACGGATCATCCGGCTTCGACTCAGATTTTTACTCTTGTTTCTCGGCATCTCTTCCTTCTCATGAAGAGATCGTGTACTATCATTGTGTTTTCTTGATTGTAGAGTTCTTAGACAGATGGTGCGACACCATGGAGATCGCAAGTGGGCAGAGATTGCAAAGAGCCTCCCCGGTCGGATAGGGAAGCAGTGCCGCGAGAGATGGACCAACCATCTGCACCCGGACATTAAGGTATGGATCTTGTGACATTCCTTTggttacatgtgtagatctaagggatctagttttttttctcaatgcaATTTTTGAGGTGGAATTCCTTTTCGGATTTACgtaaaaatcctagaaatttcATCCCTCCATTCCAAGGTGACCGGTTATTAACTGCTGAGTACGGTAGTCATATTGCATAACTTTTGTTCTAGATAATAAATATGGGAATTTCTTCATTATGGCCATTAATGTGTCCCATACTTAGTCCTAGGGAACTCGTCTGGACAGTACTCCACCAAGTTTATTTATGTTCTTAGTCGTTGTTGTCTATGCTAATTAAGCATAATGTTTTGGACACTTATAGTTAAAAATGTCTTAGACACTTATTAGTCCAATGCCTATGTTTTTATATGCTGCTTTATCACTATAAGCAAGCAATATGACATTCTACTAGGTTTAATATATTCTTTATTTGTCGCCAGAGTAATCAATAACATTATTTGGCAGTACCCTGCATTatcatgtatatgtatatatgcttTTTATCTCTCAATAAATGTGCTCAAATTaagaaaatcattaaataagAATCCGTAAAGTTCCGGATACATTAACCTTTAATTGCCTTATGCTGTTAATCATATAGATGCATCCAATATTAATAAGTAGCAAATATAAATTACACTGCAGAAAGGCATCTGGACAGAGGAAGAGGACAGGAAGCTGATCAAAGCTCATCAAACTTATGGGAACCGTTGGTCAGCGATTGCCAGGTCGCTCCCCGGCCGGTCGGAGAACACCGTCAAGAACCGCTGGAACGCGACCAAGCGAAGCCTAAACTCAAAGCGCCGACTGAGGAAGAAAAACAATGAGCAAGCAGTGCCAAGGCAGCCTTCCCTCCTCGAAGAGTACATCCGTAGCTGCCAGCACCCACTGCCCAATGAGACAGCACCACCCGCATCATTCGATATCGGTGGGTACGGTACCGGTGGGACGATCGGTGCAAGTCCAACCCCACCCACAGTGCATGCGTTGGGTGGATCTACTCCACTAGGGTTGGTGATGTTCCTTGACCTACTTAACCAGGCTACACCGCACCCACCACAGCCAGACTTGAACTTGTTGAACATAACACCGGTGGTGCCACATCTCAACACTAGTGAATACTGCCTACAGCTCGATGCGAGGGGCAACTGTAGTATGGCCAGCTGCCGGTGCAACCCCACGGGATCAGCGCCCAGGTAGGCCCAAGCAACGTCGGCACCAGTGGCAGAACCGGCGGCATGGACAACAATGGCGTCATCCAGATGGCGTCTAACCAGTTCGTGATGCCATCTGAGGGTGGTGGCATTCCTGACATGGCCAGGTGGATCAACTGAGGCTTGCTTGCAGTATTGCCGGATCATCACTcgtttaataattattattattattattatcatctctgagttttttttctttttggaatttCTCCAATTAAGTTGAACTCTCACCTACAATTGCAGTTTGTATGGCTATATGCCTATACTTTGATTTGTTTGGAACATCTGAGTCTTGAGTCGTCCCTGTGGTGTGGGAGCCTTTATTAATTTCTTGTTCTTTTTAAGATATTGTTTAATGTATGAACCTTTATTGTGTTGTGCTTATTATATTTAAGGTGTCAATCAATGTATGAGTTACATTGTTCTAGAATTTTTACTTTTCTTTCTCAAGAAAAGTAGCATATTTAAGTTTTATATTGTTGAGTGGGAGAGTGGTAGTATCTGGTACCCGTCCCATAATACAAATGATTTTATGGGAACACGCGTGGGGAGGGGGATGTTTTTTTAATGTTAGAAAAGCTCAAATATGTAAACTAGACATTAGAGATAACTAGATAATACGAGAGTCCTCCATTTGGCTGTAGGGTTAAATAATAAGGTAGCTCTGCTCGTTAACTTAAATGAGTTAAAAGTGTAGCTTGGCAAGCTGAGTATAAACTGCTATTTTAAGCTCGCTGACACTGTCTAATTTATTTATTGCACCTAAAAAATTTTAGCATTtgaatttaatatatattaacaagatAATATAACTAAATGGTGAAGTAGTGATTAAGTAGTGATGTACTAATCTTGGAAGTAACTTAAATCATTAAGTACTAAATAAGAATCACTAAGTATAAAATGATAAAGTTTACTTTTTGCCTACTATGCTCAAAGTCCCCTTTTTTACCCTGAAGTCCAAAACTGGTTGTGTTTTTAACCCTACTTCAACGGGAAACTGTCTTAACCTATCAATCCCACATTGGTCAAAAACCATTCAAATAGttatgaatcttttttttttaaattacaaaTTCATATGACACACACACacgcccacacacacacacacacacacacgcacgcacacatatatatatacactactttacaaaaaaaaatttagttccTAACTCAACTCACAAATTgagatataaaaaaagataaatttagcAGCATATGAATAATAGTGGTACTATTTATACATGAATTTATCTTATTTTCAATGTGTAGGTCATATTTGAACTTGATTTTTACTGGAGTGTTTAGGTATCACTATACTCTACATTATCattcttttcttaaaaaaattttataactcTTTACATTGAATTTGGAAGAAAAGTCTACCTTGGCCAGCTAAGTGTAAACTGGCTTGTCAAGCTCGCTCACATGGTCTAACTTATTTATTTCACCTTAAAAATGAGCATTTTAATTTAGTATATATTAACAAGACAACATAACTAAATACTAAAGCAGTGATTAAGTAGTAATATACTAATATTGGAAGTAATTTAAAGCATTAAGCACTTAATAAGAAGCACAAAGTACAAAATgacaaaattaattatttttagccaGCTCTCATGTGgtgtagtattttttttgtcactattggtatttcttaacgacattgttgacggtcgttatagaccaatttcaaccgtcaatataactaaaataaaggagaactaacTATGCTTGCAATggatatttattttagaataacaTAGTTACACCTGTACTTGGAGTATTATTTGTTTGCAGAGATTAATACATAAATggagaagaaatgagaaaactTCACTTCTAAGCAAGCTTAAGGATAAGATGGGCTCACTTGTCAGGTGCAACCGTCCCGGAAACCGCCATAATTGCCACAACCGTCAtagggacccacctgtcagtgaccctGGGAAGTGTGGAggcctgctgggccggcccaggtTCGACCGAACCCTGGTGACGCCAGCTCCAGTTGGCCTTACAtgtggacgtccaggattgctTGCTGATGGTGGTTGTGGGGCATTTCATACAATTCGCATCAATTACAACCGTCATACTTGCCTATTTCAGGAGGAGCTCATTTTACTTTCAACACGCACTCAAGCAAGACttgatctcgatctctctctctaaagTTTAGTTTAGTGCTCTAGTGCTAAGTGTAGTAGTGTTCCATCTGATGCCCAAATGTTCCCAGCAACTTTTACTGTAAGGGCAAGAGAAAAAGAGATGAATCAATGTTTCCCTGGGGCCTCCACAGATACCACAATTTAAAACAACATCATCCGGTGCACAATGTCTCTTATCAAGCATGTCCCTTGTGTTTAATCTATCCCACAACAGATCAAGCCACATGAAAATCTTGATCATTTTCACACATTTGGTTTTCCAGATCCACTAGAAAGGTCTTGGAACAGAGATTCTCATGAAATTAGGCCTATAGAACTTATGAGCGTAAAAGGTTAGggaattccaaaaaaaaaaaaaaaccaagagTCACCTCTCTATGTGCTAGGTCCTAAACCATCTAACTCTGATTCTAGCTACAAATATTGTATATAAACATGTGGTTCAAGTGGAAGGTTGAAACAATCTTCAAGATGCACATTATTATAAAAACACACCAACTCCCATCTGACAGTTGTATGATAGAAAAGACCTGGAAACTTATACTTTCTGATTTTTCCCATTCCAAAGATCATCCCAGAACAAAACAGTAGTCCTAGACTAGATTGTGCATTGTGATATGGCTCTGTATATGTCAGATAGGTGGAAAATTAAATAGGGAACTTTTGTCATGTAATATGAATCCCAAATAAGTCTTACCCAGCGCAAATCAACAGTAGTGTACAATTTGTGAAGATGTTTTAGGAGCAGAGCCACATTCTGAATGTATAGATTTATAACACCTAAACCTCTTTTGTCTTTCGGTCTATAAACTTTGTCCCAGGCATATTTTTCAATCAAATGGGCTTGCTTGTCATTGACTTAATTTTGTAGCTAAGCTTGCCTCAAGTGTGATCAACGTTTTACTAACCATAGTACGTACTTGTGGCAAGCCATCCTATCTTATTATAAAAATCTACGCTTAAAACTAAGCATTGTGCTTAACGCTAAGTCATTTCAGCTTAACGCTAAGTTGGGATGGGGGCACGCGACCTTGCGCGGTTGCGCCCCGGAGCACTCCTGCAGTATTAGGGTTTCCATGCATTTGTACACTGGAAGTGTGCCTTTATATTGCCCCTCCATTTCTACGTTTGCTCCTTCAAGAGACAGGAGCTATACTCGATCGAGTAGCCGGTATAGCTCCTAGCTTGAAATCGACTGCCATGGCGCCAGAGGCGGctgctcctcccgccggcgagaAGATGGCCATCCGCGTCGTGAGCCGCCGCCTCGTCAAGGCCTCCGACGCCTCCATCCAGCCACACGTAGCCGCCGTCTCCAACCTCGACCTGTACCCTAACTGCTAGTCTGCTATCAAGCCTCCATCGTCTGCCTCTACCCAACCAAGCTTCCCAACGCCGGTGATGGCGACTttgacgccgtcgtcgccaccttCGAGGCCGTTCTCCCGTCATTGCTCAACCACTTCTACCCTCTCGCCGGCCGGATCGTCGTGGACCCTGCCACCGGCCTCCCCGAGCTGCACTGCCACAACCAGGGCGCGGAGCTCGTCGTCGGTGAGGTCGACGTCGCGCTGGGCAGCCTGAACTATGCCGTGACCAACTAGTCGGTGAAGAGGGTAATGGTTCCGTACCCCAAGGACGTGCCGCGCGCTGTCGGTGCAGCTGCTGCGGTTCGCCTGCGGCAGCTTCTCCGTCGTGTGGGGGAACTACAACCTCCTCCACGACGGTCAGGTCAGCACCATGATCGTCAGGATGTGGTCGGAGCTGGCGCGGACGGGGAGGATCTCCGACGGCTTGCCGATTAACCACGACCGGTCGGTGTTCCGGCCGCGGAGCCCGCCGTCGTACGGCGCCGCGATCGACGCCATGTTCACGGCGTACGACGACGGGGGCCGGCTCGTCAACGCCCTGACCGCGCACGACAGCTTCGTCGAGCGGCTGTACTACATCGAGGCCGGGGACATCGCCCGGCTGCGCGACGCGGCGAGCGCCGGCGCCGAGCAGCAGCGCGCGTCGCGGGTGCAGGCGGTGTCGGCGTACCTGTGGAaggcgctcgccggcgtggtGGCCGCGTCGTGCGTGCCCGAGGAGCGGTGCTGCATGGGGTGGTGGgtggacgcgcggcggcgggtggcgtcgccggcgctggTCCCGGCGATGTGCGGCTACTGCGGCAACGTGACGTCGTACGCTCTCGGCGACGCGGCCGTGGGGGAGGTCCTGGAGAGGCCgctggcggaggtggcggccatGGTGCGGGAGAGCATCGCGTCGATCGACTACGACGAGTACCTGCAGGAGCTGGTGGACTGGGTGGTGGGGCACAAGACGGAGAAGGTGATGGAGAAGGGTGGGCTCGGGCTGGGCTCGCCGACGGTCACCGTCGGACGGTGAACCAGACGGTGTTCGCGTCGTTCCCGCTCGACACCGACTTCGGGTTCGGCCAGGCGGCGCTCGCCATGCCCATCTGGGACCACGGCAAGATGGGCTGCGGGACGCTGGCCGTCGGAGTGCGCCCGGGAGGCGACGGGTCGTGGCTCGTGAGCGCCTACATATGGccgcggatggcggcggcgctcgagtCCGACGGCGTCTTCAAGCCTCTCACGGCGGCGTATCTTGGACTCGTCTAGCTTTGCTATATATGCGCGCGCGGGGCTTTTTTTTGCCTTAATTATTATATCGTGCCTAAGATAACGGCCGGCCTTGTGCGCTTGCATTTGGGACTTCTGTGTATTTCACTTCAATTTACCCTTTTTAAATAAAGGGGCTGTCTATACGACAGCCGGTTAAATTCAATTTGGTTTGATCATTAGAATTTCTGCCTAATTAAACGTACGATGTTATCGGCCATCCCGTATGCCGagaattagttatttttagagTAACTAGTTATTCAATTTGTTTGAAGAGTAACTAGTactctatttttaaagttatttttaactaatacttaattagttaTACATTAATAAACCACCACGTTTTCGTGCGGGGAGGTGGAGTTCCAAACTTTACCTAATATAacatataggaaaaagtacgaattaccccccaaaCTATCGCGGCGACCGAATTACTGCCCCCCCCCCACCTAAAAACTAAACATTCCTCACCCCTGAACTATCAATACTGGACTAATTACCCCCTCAacccaatccagagcggttttatcctatgtggcgtacgcgtggcagtccagtcaacattttcttgtaaaaaaaatagtgggacccacacaTCATTCCTCCACTTCATCTCTtcataatctctctctctctctcgagcgGGCACAAGTGTGCACAGCGATGCAGAGGGGCAGGCGGCGGAAAGTGGCGCGCGGGGGTGGCAGACGACGGTGGcgcgcggtgggcggcggcgcgtgggccGGCACTCAAGCGGACGTAGGCgtaacagcagcagcaggagtgAGGGCGGCGCGAGGATCCACCACGCCTGATCCTCGGGAGCGACGCCGGCGCGTGGATGTGGAGGCCTTCATCCTCTAGAGCGGCCAGCGGGAGTGGACGTGGGAGGCGTCCTTCTCCTCTACCCCCTCGCCGTCCCccttcgccatcgccgccgcggcctccgcccCCTCGCCTCACGGCCGCCACCCATCCCTCCACGTGCACAGTGGCACGCACGGTGCAGCGTGTGGACGGGAGGTGGGCGCCGGCGCGCGGGAATGCACGGTGGGCAACGAGCAGCAACTCGACGGTGGCTTGGCTGTGCCCGAGCAGGCGGCGGCATGAGACGGTTAGCGCCATCGCTTGCCTGAGAGCGTCGTCGTCTTTGAGCTTCTACCGTGCGGCGCCGTCACCGCATGGTCCGAGGGCCCCGTGCCACCGCGTGCAGAGGCCAtcgcctcctgctcctcctcaaGCCACCGCGCTGCCGTGTGCCATCCCCTTGTTGTGCTCGAGCCCCTGCATAGCCACGGGCCACTACACCGCCAccatggcctcctcctcctcgtcgtacCCGCCGCAATTGACACCGCCTCCACCCGTTCGCTCCCGCCCAtcccggcacgccgccgcccacctcccaTTCCCGCGCCGCTGTGCCTGCTttgcgcccgagagagagatagaggaagagggaaagagggggtatgacatgtgggtcccactatttttaaaaaataaaatgttgaCTGGATTTCCACGCGTacaccacgtaggacaaaactgctCTGGATTGGGtaagggggtaattcgttcggtattaaaagttcagggtgaggaatgtctggttttcgggtttaggggTAATTCGGTCAACTGCAATAGTTTAGaggggtaatttgtactttttcatAACATGTATACAACTATAAAATATATGCAACTTTGTAACTTATATAGGTTACAGTGTAGTTACGCTATTgttgtagtgtaattacattggtATACTACGACTATACTATATAATACTATACAtagttacaacttacaacagTTTTAGCAAATCATAAGCAAGCTTATAACAAATTGCAAGCATATGAACCAACTAAAGCGAGGACTCGGTGCTACCAATAAAGTTTCACgatgtttcttaaaaaaatagtcaaaGAACATTCAATTGAAAAATGAGAACATCTTGCTTTTAATCTAAACTTTGTTCCACCTGTTTTCTATACAAAGTAATACGCATGTCCGCGTGAATGTACTAACTACAGCTACCTTATCTTAAAgaataaatttcaaaaaactgcaactttagtgacaaaactatcagtttgctgcaacattagcgacatgtttcagattgctgcaacaatagcgtgggaaattatcacaaagctgcaacttttacgttatatgctgctacagtacATATAGGTGACAACTGTAACAAcatataacgtaaaagttgcagttttgtaataatttcCCACActattgttgcagcaaactgaaacatgtcgctaatgttgcagcaaactgatagttttctgaaatttactctatcttaaatgataaatatttaTGACTAGAGTGATTATCAATAATATCTTGCCCTTTTttaaacaaatactccctctatctcataatataagacgtgcaCATATTACAGGATTCAACTTTAAAAACATTTGACGaataattattataatataaattaaattttatttattaaaattaatattattggattgacatttaaatttactttaagatgattataattttgttgcaataaaccttataatatatgagaaattttaagttaaatattagttttgaaGACTGTGTCAAGTTTGACAATGCTTTATCTTATAGGATGCGGGGAGTACAATTTATTAAAGATGAATTTCAAATATGTATATATGGAATAGAATCCTGGTACTATCGCCTAAAGCAAACATCGTGCATAGGATATAGATATAGGCTTTCTTGATTTCGACAGGAAAGGCCGAAAGGGAGACTGAACTACAGAAAATAACTTTGATGAGCTTGACAGGGGGCAGCGGTGTTGTCGTAAGCCGTAGCGACCGTCCATAAGTCTCTACTACAAGCGTGTGCAGTGTGCACACCGCTTAACAACCGGCATCTCTTGGGCTGCCTCCATGGAAACCGCACATTTCGAGGTTTTTTGCTTGCTAGCTAGCTCATCATGATGTGTActaacgtactccctccatctacttttgatagttatatttccaaatctgaaaattttatttttgataggcatatttcaatccaacaacttatcatcttaatgactttcttagatttaatgcatgactcttcattcttctacacatgattggctacatgggcatttagaaatgtaaatattaatgaatcacttgtttacgaggaatgactagtagcatatttaaatggatgataagtaaaattacttatccttggtctatgtGCCAAGAttaaatatgactatcaaaagtagatggagggagtagtagcaaATGAAACATTAACGCTTGTGGTTATTAATCATACGTTGCACCGACGTTCCAATCGAATTAATTGCCTCCTAACTAACGGGTTTTTACCATCAATGCAAAATCCGCATCTCTTATAATCGGTTGATCAAATGAGAACTTGTGAATTGTCTGTCATGGCCGATCACCAAACTCTCTCCgctgtcttcttcctcctgctcGTCCCGCACGCCGCGTGCATGGCCATGGCCAAGCCGTCCTCCTCCACGCTGCTGCAGGACAAGTGCGAGCTctacgccgccggcgaccggcccAGCTACGACTACTGCATCAGGACGCTGCGGGCGGACAGGGCGAGCGCCACCGATGACGAGCGCGGGCTCGCCGCCATCGCGGCCAGGATCGCCCGCGCGACCGCCGTGGCCACGGGCGCCAAGATCGCCAGGCTGCAGCGCGGCGAGACGGCGCCCGCGCGGCGGGACGGcctggccgcctgcgccgcggagtacgccgccgccgtgcgccggctCGGGCGCGCCGCGAGGGACGTCGTGTCGCGCTCGCGCGGCGGGGCCGGGGCGAGGGAGATGCGCGAGGCGCAGACGCTGCTGGCGGAGGTGACTGGCGCGCCGGAGCGCTGCGACGTCGCGTTCGAGGCCGCCGGCGGACAGGGGTCGCCGCTGGACGCCGTGGACCGAGATCGAGCTCGACGTCGTGGTCGGGTTGGCCTCCGACATCctgccgccgacgaggccgaCGTGATGTGATCTGGCACGCTTAGCTCGCGAGTGATTAACCACActatatatatggatttcgtGAGATTATTGAAGGTAAAATTTCACGTTGAAGAGTTCGAATCTCAGCTTAAAAGTTTCAATGTAAaaaatttgtagttttaaaAATTTCTGGTTGTGTTTCTTACAAGAAATAAAGTTCGTCGCAGTATGAGGCGCACACTAGATGATCCTAAATCTAATAACTCGTGACGTCTGCCCAAGATATGAATGAAGTACGAAAGGTCATGTAGCCTGGCGGGTACAGTGAAGTCTTAACTTCGCTAAGAGATCAGAGATGTGTCGCTAGCCTTCATCTACAGAGCGTATGTTAAGGACTCACTAGGGGTGCATGTACGTAGTGTTGTATGTGCGTGTGCTTCTGCTTTGCAATATAAGAAAACAAGTTGTACATTAATTAGTGTTTCCATAGCGAACACTCAATGTAGTTAACCTCGCAATGCTACAAACAAACATAACTTATCTTCCACAAAAGA
The window above is part of the Oryza sativa Japonica Group chromosome 7, ASM3414082v1 genome. Proteins encoded here:
- the LOC107277112 gene encoding transcription factor MYB118; the protein is MATDRMPDSHFMASSNGGACYQNTHGTPITMGVPNLGCLVASIGIAPSSSLMPERGLATANYNLVANFPEDAAVVPQQQQLQAASSNSNSGLIKGGWTREEDEVLRQMVRHHGDRKWAEIAKSLPGRIGKQCRERWTNHLHPDIKKGIWTEEEDRKLIKAHQTYGNRWSAIARSLPGRSENTVKNRWNATKRSLNSKRRLRKKNNEQAVPRQPSLLEEYIRSCQHPLPNETYGQLPVQPHGISAQVGPSNVGTSGRTGGMDNNGVIQMASNQFVMPSEGGGIPDMARWIN
- the LOC107275639 gene encoding putative invertase inhibitor, whose amino-acid sequence is MADHQTLSAVFFLLLVPHAACMAMAKPSSSTLLQDKCELYAAGDRPSYDYCIRTLRADRASATDDERGLAAIAARIARATAVATGAKIARLQRGETAPARRDGLAACAAEYAAAVRRLGRAARDVVSRSRGGAGAREMREAQTLLAEVTGAPERCDVAFEAAGGQGSPLDAVDRDRARRRGRVGLRHPAADEADVM